CCGCGAGGCGCAAGAGACTCGGCAGGCACCCGACGCGGGCCAGGCGAACGAGGCGGGCCAGGTCGGCGGCGGGCGAGCGGATCAGCTCTGGCGAGCGGTCAAAGACGAGGCGCGCAGGGTCGAGCGCATCCTTGGGGACCAGCTCGCCACCCTGGACGGCCTGCGCGCCGACGAGTCCAGGCTGATCGAGCTCGACGATCGGCTGGCCGTACTGGAAGCTGAACTGTCCGTCCTCGCCGAACGCGAGGTGGCCGCCCGGGCCGCGACCGACGAACTGCCCGCGGCGCTCCACGAGGTCACAGAGCAGCTGACGGAGGCGAGGGCCGCCGCCGGGCGGCTGGCGTCCGCGACGGCGGCGCGCGAAGCGGCGGCCTCCCGGCTCGCGACGGCCCGGCGCAGGCAGGAGCTGGAAGGGGAGGTGGCGGCGGCCCGCGAGGCGTACGGCGCGGCCGTCGAGATCGCGCAGGCCCTCCGCGACCGGCTGCAGGAGATCCGCCAGGCCCGTATCGAGGGCATGGCCGCCGAGCTCGCCGCCCAGCTGTCCGACGGCGATCCGTGTGCGGTGTGCGGCTCGCCCGACCACCCGGCGCCGGCTGTACCGGCGCCCATGGCGTACGTCGCCGACGACGAGAGCGAGGCGCAGGCGGCCTACGACGCGGCTCTGGCGGAGCGCCAGTCGGCCGACAGCGTCCTGTCCTCGCTCAGCTCGCGGCTGGACGAGCTCGCGGTCGCGCCCGCCCTGGACGAGGCCGAGGCCGAGCTGGCCGCGCTCTCCGACGCGCTCGACGCGCTGACCGGGCTGGCAGCCGGGGAGGCGGGCTTCGAGCGGGTGACGCAGCGGCTGGAGTCCGAGCTCGAACAGGCCCTCGACCAGCTCCACGACACGGAACGAAGGCTGACGGAGGCTCGTACGGCCCGCGAGGGGTTGGCGGGGGAGCGAGACCGCGTCCTGGCCAGGCTGGACGAGGCGCGAGGCGCCGACGTGAGCCTGGGCGCACGAAGGGAGCGGCTGGGGCGCGAGATCATCGGCCTGGCCGAGCTGGCCGGGGCCGCCGAGCGGGTCGGCGAGATCGGCGCCCGCCTCGACGACGCCCTCACCACGCTCGCCGGCCTCCTCGCCTCGCCCACACCTGGCCCCGTCACCACCACGACCTCACACGCCGCAGCGCCGGACGCGGCGGCCGTCGACTCCGCCGTGAATGCGGACACGACTGCCACGAAGACGGGCAACCCGGGGCCCGGTGCTGCGGGTGAGGTGCCACCGGATACGACACCGGGTACCGCGGGCACGGGCAACGCGCGGGCCGATGCGGCGGGGGAGGCGCGGGCCGACGCGACGCCGGGTCCTGCGGAGGTGGGCGACGCGAGGACGGGCGCGGCGTGGGCTGATGCGACGCCCGGTTCCACGGACATGGGCGACGCGAACGCCAGGTCGACTGCGGGTGCGGTCGAGGTGGGGAGGGCGTGGGCTGTAAGGGAGCGGGATGCCGCCGAGCGGGAACTCGCCAGGTTGCGGCGGGCCGCCGACGCCTATCCCGCCCTGGCGGGCACCGCGGCCGAGCTGGCGGCCGAGCAGGTACGGCTGGCCGCGACCTTCCGCGAGCTCGGCGTCAGCCTGGCCGCCTGCCGTACCCGGGCGGAGGAGCTCGAAGCCGAGGCCGCGAGGCTCGCCGAGCGGATCCACGCCGCCAGGGGTCAGGACCCGTCGCTCACCGCCAGGCTCGACCGGCTGCGGGAGGAGGCACAGCTGCTCCGGGAGGCGCACGAGGCGACGCAGGCCGCCGTGAGCGCCGCCGCCGAACATCGCAGCGCCGTCGCGGCGGCGGAGGAGGCGGCCAGGGAGGCGGGATTCCTGGACGCGGACGACGTCCTGCCCGCCGTACGCACGCACGAAGAGAAGGAAGAGAAGGCCGTGCGGCTGCGCGAGCTCGACGCGCGGCACGCGGCGGTGACGCGCACGCTGGCCGACCCCGCGCTGGTCGCGGCCGCCGCGCAGCCGCCGCAGGACCTGGTGGCGCTGGAGGCGGAGCGGGAGCGGGCCGAACGGGAGCACACCGCGCTGGCCTCGGCCCGCGACCGGGCGGAGCGGCGGGTGACCAGGCTCGCCGAGCTGCACGAGGAGCTGGCGGCGTGCCTCGGCCGCTGGCAGCCCGCCGCCGACCGGCATCGCCTGGCCGAACGGCTGGCGGCGCTGGCCAGCGGCACCTCGGGCGACAACCAGTGGAGCATGAGCCTGTCGTCGTACGTGCTGGGGGAGCGGCTCAGGCAGGTCGTCGACGCGGCCAACGAACGGCTCGACCACATGTCGGGCGGGCGCTACCGGCTCCAGCACGACCTGCGCAAGACGGCGGGAGCGCGCGGCAGGGCGGGCGGCGGGCTCGGGCTGCGGGTGCTCGACGGGTGGACCGGGGTGGACCGTGATCCCGCGACGCTGTCGGGAGGGGAGTCCTTCATCACCTCGCTGGCGCTGGCCCTCGGGCTGGCGGACGTGGTGACGGCCGAGGCGGGGGGCGCGGAGATCGGCACGCTCTTCGTGGACGAGGGCTTCGGGACGCTCGACGAGGACACCCTCGACGGGGTCCTCGACATCCTCGACGGGCTGCGGGACGGCGGGCGGGCGGTCGGCATCGTGAGCCACGTCGGCGAACTGCGCACCCGGATCCCGGCCCAGCTCAGGGTCACCAAGACGCGGACGGGCTCGACGCTGTCGGTGGACGCGGGCTGACATCCGGCGCATCGTGCTGCGCGCCCGTCCGTTGCGTATGAGCCCGCATGGACTTCGTGCCAGCGCCACTGCACAGTCCCCAGTCCGCGTGGGCGCCGGTCTCGCGTTGATTCTCTTGCTCGAACACGGAAGCGACTCGGCGCGGTCTGTGGTGTGAGCTCGCTGTCCGTAAGACAGGCAATGTGACTACAGAGGTTGGAGGGGTGGAGGTTTCGCAGGGGGCGATGTCCTGACACGATTGGGTCATGGTGAGTATTGGTCAAGTAGTCATCGGTGTGGACGACATGCGGCGGGCCGTCCGCTTCTGGACGCAGGCGCTGCACTACATCCCCCGTTCGGGGGCGGTATCGGACGACTGGACCATCCTCGATCCCGTGAACGGCCTCGGCACGCCGCTGGCGCTGGACGTCAGCGAGTCTCCCGTGCAGGAACATCCGAGGATGCACCTCGATCTGTTCACCGAGAACGCCGACGAGCACGCGGCCGAGGTGGAGCGGCTGATCGCGCTGGGCGCGCAGAAGGTCGACTGGGACCTCTACCCCGCCGACCCCGACTTCACGGTGCTCGCCGATCCCGAGGGCAACCGGTTCTGCGTGATCGACCTCAGCCACGGCTGACGGTCCGACCGGCGGATCGACAGAGGTGACCGCACGGTGTCAGGAGCCGTCCGGTGAACTGGTACGGTCGGCGGATCACCACGTAAGACGCAATCCCGCATAGTGAGACACAGTATGGTCCAGGCCCCCGCCACGCAGCCCTCGAGAACGCGCATCGCCGCCGCCAGCCTCATCGGCACCGCGATCGAGTTCTACGACTTCTACATCTACGGCACCGCCGCCGCCCTGGTGCTCAACACCGCCTTCTTCCCCGAGATGGACAACCTGGCGGGCAGGCTGGCGGCCTTCTCGACGTTCGCCGTCGCGTTCGTCTCCCGCCCGCTGGGCTCGGCGATCTTCGGGCACTGGGGCGACCGCATCGGCCGCAAGTCCATGCTGGTCGTCTCGCTGTTGCTGATGGGCCTGTCCACGGTCGCCATCGGGTTGCTGCCCGGCTACACCGCGATGGGCGTGGCGGCGCCCGTCCTGCTGGTGCTGTTGCGGTTCACTCAGGGCATCGGCCTCGGCGGCGAGTGGGGCGGCGCGGCGCTGCTGGCAACCGAGCACGCCCCACCGGGCAAGCGCGGCTTCTACGCCATGTTCCCGCAGCTCGGCCCGTCCGTCGGGTTCATCGCCGCCAACGGCCTGTTCCTCATCCTCGGCGCGGTGCTCACCGACGAGCAGTTCGTGAGCTGGGGCTGGCGGCTGCCGTTCGTCGCGAGCCTGCTGCTCGTGGTGATCGGCCTGTACGTCCGGCTGAAGATCTCCGAGACGCCGGTCTTCCAG
This window of the Nonomuraea africana genome carries:
- a CDS encoding AAA family ATPase, with the protein product MRPHRLTLTAFGSFPGTETVDFDSLAEAGLFLVHGPTGAGKTTLLDALCFALYGVVPGQRNSARSLRCDHAPPSAGPSVELEVTLRGRTLRIQRSPAWTRPKLRGTGFTEEKAKVVVSERVRGHEWQGLTTRHDEAGDLIGQLLGMNADQFCQVAMLPQGDFARFLRADGEERRRLLERLFTVKVFTAAEAWLAEHRKRTWRESQEGRQEVEFTVKRLEEAAGETLLHAVSPVYSSSVSSGPVSSGPLSSGSASVPGAGVVPAPRPGADGEAAPTPESDPLRWSGRLLDAARAVADQTTAAWSAGEARLREHRDRLEQATALADRQRRHAEATRQRRALDERAEERSDLLTILDEATRADRVLPLIIAARQRAETAGKARGLAADALARARPLLNQMAHPAGTAPSSTSPRTAPSSRDGLMASEGAGRSAVGHRSGPSSGDGLMDPEGAGRSPLGRRTESENTARPHLGPQEGVEDTGGSSLGPMVGAERAGSVNLGMLAGMERERLNEISRISELLLDETRLAQLHRDRRTVEHEIVTLSARERAAASRLEVLPDLVRAAEETAAQARLDAARIPAAEAALSSATARLEAIDRRDRLSAELATAHTDLVTRLRAAAHLSPTLATLASLSPTSSPTASLPVARRFAASPSAASPSCASPSSTLASPTSEFHDQLTIGRDDELIEPIEAHQAREAQETRQAPDAGQANEAGQVGGGRADQLWRAVKDEARRVERILGDQLATLDGLRADESRLIELDDRLAVLEAELSVLAEREVAARAATDELPAALHEVTEQLTEARAAAGRLASATAAREAAASRLATARRRQELEGEVAAAREAYGAAVEIAQALRDRLQEIRQARIEGMAAELAAQLSDGDPCAVCGSPDHPAPAVPAPMAYVADDESEAQAAYDAALAERQSADSVLSSLSSRLDELAVAPALDEAEAELAALSDALDALTGLAAGEAGFERVTQRLESELEQALDQLHDTERRLTEARTAREGLAGERDRVLARLDEARGADVSLGARRERLGREIIGLAELAGAAERVGEIGARLDDALTTLAGLLASPTPGPVTTTTSHAAAPDAAAVDSAVNADTTATKTGNPGPGAAGEVPPDTTPGTAGTGNARADAAGEARADATPGPAEVGDARTGAAWADATPGSTDMGDANARSTAGAVEVGRAWAVRERDAAERELARLRRAADAYPALAGTAAELAAEQVRLAATFRELGVSLAACRTRAEELEAEAARLAERIHAARGQDPSLTARLDRLREEAQLLREAHEATQAAVSAAAEHRSAVAAAEEAAREAGFLDADDVLPAVRTHEEKEEKAVRLRELDARHAAVTRTLADPALVAAAAQPPQDLVALEAERERAEREHTALASARDRAERRVTRLAELHEELAACLGRWQPAADRHRLAERLAALASGTSGDNQWSMSLSSYVLGERLRQVVDAANERLDHMSGGRYRLQHDLRKTAGARGRAGGGLGLRVLDGWTGVDRDPATLSGGESFITSLALALGLADVVTAEAGGAEIGTLFVDEGFGTLDEDTLDGVLDILDGLRDGGRAVGIVSHVGELRTRIPAQLRVTKTRTGSTLSVDAG
- a CDS encoding VOC family protein, yielding MVSIGQVVIGVDDMRRAVRFWTQALHYIPRSGAVSDDWTILDPVNGLGTPLALDVSESPVQEHPRMHLDLFTENADEHAAEVERLIALGAQKVDWDLYPADPDFTVLADPEGNRFCVIDLSHG
- a CDS encoding MFS transporter — encoded protein: MVQAPATQPSRTRIAAASLIGTAIEFYDFYIYGTAAALVLNTAFFPEMDNLAGRLAAFSTFAVAFVSRPLGSAIFGHWGDRIGRKSMLVVSLLLMGLSTVAIGLLPGYTAMGVAAPVLLVLLRFTQGIGLGGEWGGAALLATEHAPPGKRGFYAMFPQLGPSVGFIAANGLFLILGAVLTDEQFVSWGWRLPFVASLLLVVIGLYVRLKISETPVFQAAMDERKIAKVPFVGLMRHQWRRVLLGAGAMVITYTLFYTATTYCLSYGTATLGIPRTTMLALTMIGVLFMAGGTVVSSLVSDRLGRRRTLLAGTGVAIAWGLVMFPLMETASVPLVGLALAGALALMGLIFGPMGAYLPELFRTEYRYSGASVAYSLGGVLGGAVPPLVATQMQAGDLGVFSVGVYVSAMAVLSLLCLLALPETGDETL